The Pirellulales bacterium DNA window GCGTTTCTCTTGTGCTGTTGCATCTGGGCGGCCGCCGTGTGGGCGCTCTTCGGCGGGGCGATCACGCGGCGTGCCGCCCTTCAGCTCGGCCGCGAAGAGAATCTCGGACTGCGAGGATCGTTGCGCTATGCCGCAGGCAAGTGGCGCAGTTATTTCGCCGCGCCGCTCCTGCCGCTGGTGGGCATCTTGATCTTCTCCTGCCCGCTCTTGGTGCTCGGTTTATTGATGAGTTTCGACCTGGGCGTGTTGTTGGCCGGCCTCGTGTGGCCGTTGGCGCTGCTGACGTCGTTGATCATGGCGATGCTCTTGTTGGCGTTGCTCTTCGGCTGGCCCTTGATGTGGCCGACCATCAGCACGGAGTCGACCGACAGTTTCGATGCCTTGAGCCGTTCATGGTCCTACGTCTATCACCGGCCGCTGCACTATTTGTTCTATGCCGCCGTGGTGACGGTGCTGGGCGGCCTGGGATGGCTGTTCGTGGCCTACTTTGCCGACTGGGTGGCCTATCTGCCGGCCTGGGCCGCGAGTTGGACCGCCGGCAGCCAGCGTATGGACGACATATTTGGTAGCGGTACTGACTTGGGAACCATCGGGCGCTGGGGCGCGAAGCTGCTCCATTTCTGGGGTGGTTGCGTGCGGCTGCTGGCGCTCGGTTTCGTCTACAGCTATTTCTGGACCGCTTCGACCGCCATTTACTTGTTGCTGCGGCGCGACGATGACGGCACCGATCTGGACGACGTTTACATCGAGCCGGGCGAGCAGGCTTACGGGCTTCCGCCGCTGGAGAAAGACGAGGCCGGCGTGACGGTTGCACCCGCGTCGGAAGCGGCCCCGACGGAAGCGGCCGTGCCTGGGGCGGGCGTGCCGGGCACCGAAACGGGTCCCGCGCCGCCATCCCATGAGCCTGCGTGAGCCGAGGATGCCCAAACGAATTCTCTGCATCACGGGCCAGCGGCCTGGTATAAAATGGAAGAGAAACGTGGGGAGAAAGAAACGCACGATTGAAGAAGCTATCGCGATTGCCGGACAATGGGGGGTTGAGATCCCGGACTACGTTGAATTCGTGCTGGATGACGCTGGCGTGTTGCGGGGAAGCTTGAACGAGCTTCTTTCCGGTGGGCAAATGGAAACGGCCAAATGTTCCGAAGTTCAGGAACACGAAGACGGGTATGTCTACTGGCGGGACCATGTCCCGACTAAGAGCAAAACTGGCAGGATCGCAATTCGAATTCATCCGGATGTGTTGACAAGCGACGAGGCGATCGTGGCGGTTCTGCAACACGAGGTTTTTGAACTATCGGCGATCTATGACGTGTGTTTGAGTAATCCGCACGAACGAATGAGCGCGAGCGACTATCACAGTCAGGTCCGTACACATAATCCGGGCAACTTTCACTGTCAGGCATGGGAAGTCTCGGATAAAAGAGTCTTGTGGATGAGAGCGGTCAAACATGGTAAATCCGCATAAATTGCTGGAAGCCTACGAACGGGGGCACCTCACCGACATCGGTCTGATACTAGACCTGCTGCGGTTAACCAACATGTCGTCGGTTAAAGACGTTCTGCCAGACGTTCCTGTCCCAGTGCTACGCAAACTCGAGAGATTTGTGAACGAGTATGATGGCAACACGAGAGTACTTGGAGGAGCGCCTCCGGCCGCCCCGACCGTGGCGTTCGTGAGAGACCAATTGCGGGACATGTGTAAAAACGGCAAGCTCGTTCCCGCGCGCGCTCGAGATGAATGCGCGAGTCCGGACGCGCGGCGGGCCGGCCCGACTGGGGACAGGGGCAGCAAAGCGCACGTCCTTGACCTGGTGTCCTCGCCGGCCTTCAGACACAAAGTGGACAACCTTTTCGGCGACCAGGGAATTCGCTTGGCGGAGCACGGTTACCCGCGTCCGCTCGGTCGTAGAACCCCCGCTGACTGGAGGGAATACGAGCTCGAAGAATATATGCGGGCGCTTCCGGTGCCCGGCCACAAGCCGCTGGACCTCAAGTGGTGGATCCCGCATAAGACCGGCATGAACCGGCGACCGACTTGGGACTTGCTCTGTCACATCCTGGTAAAAGGGAAACCGGGCCTATTGTTGGTTGAAGCAAAGGCACATGTGGGAGAAATGTCGGAGCAGGACAAGAAGAGCCGGCCGACCGGCAGTAACGAGTCTCAATGTAACGACCGGCGCATTCGCCATAACATCAGCGAGACGAACACGCTGCTGAGCGGCTTAGGATACGGGCAATTCTCGCTTTCTGTCGATCACCACTATCAGCTTGCCAATCGCATAGCCTACCTAAGCAAGCTTGCCCGTGATGGCATTCCGGTAGTGCTTAGCTACTTGGGTTGGCTGAAATCCCCGGCATGGCCAAGGGACTTTTTCCGAGACCGTTCCGACTGGGAAGAAGTGATGCGAAGGTATACGAGCGGCGTGTTGCCCGGCGATTTTCCCGGCAAGGTGGTCCAGTTCGAAAACGGCGGGTCGATGCAAATGTTGGTGCGCAGCCTTGAGGTGGAAGCATGAATTGACTTGAGAAGAATAAGTCGGACCAAGAGTAATCGCCAGCCCTCCCAATCCAAAATCCAGAATTCCCATGATCGACTGGGCCCGTTTCGCATCGCTCATCCACTTCCACCAGCGGTTTCTGCTGACGAGCCACATTCGGCCCGACTGCGACGCACTGGGCAGCGAGTTGGGCATGGCCGGTCTGCTCGACGCGCTGGGCAAGGACGTGCTCATCGTCAACGCCCAGAAGACGCCGCCCAACCTGGCTTGGATCGACACCGCGCGGCGCATCAAAACGCTGGGCGTCGACGTGCAGCTGCCGGACCTGGCGGACCGCGAAGTGATGTTGGTGCTCGACACCAGCGCCTGGCAGCAGCTCGGCGACATGGCGATCGTCTTGCGGCAAACGACCGCCAAGAAAGCCGTGCTCGACCACCACGTGAGCGAAGACGACCTGGGCGCCGAGGCGTTCAAAAACGTCCAGGCCGAGGCCACCGGCCGGCTGGTGCTGGAAGCCGCCGGATGGCTCGGCGTGCCGCTGACGCCCGAAATCGCCACGCCGCTGTTCGCGGCCATCGCCACCGACACCGGCTGGTTCCGCTTCTCGTCGACCACCGGCGACACCTACCGCTTCGCCGGAAAATTGATCGATGGCGGCGCCAAGCCAACCGAGATTTACCGGTCGCTTTATGAGCAAGACACGCTGGCCCGCTTGCAGCTTATCGGCCGCACCCTGGCCCGCGCCCAGTCGGAGATGGTCGGCAGGCTGATCCATACCACCGTCTTTCAAGACGACTTCAAAGCCACCGCTGCCCTCCCCTCGGACACGGAGGACGTGGTCAACCTGACGCTCACGGTGGCGGGCACGGAAGTCGCCGTGATCTTCGTCGAACAGCCGAACGGCAAGTTCAAGATCAGCTTTCGCAGCCGCTCGTCGTTCGATTGCAGCCGGTTGGCCGAACAATTCGACGGCGGCGGGCACAAGGCCGCGGCCGGGGCGATGGTCGATGGCCCGTTCGACGCCGCCCAGCGCCGCGTGCTTGACGCTGTCCGCGCGGCGATGCGATAATCGACCGCCAATTTGGATTTTGGATTCGGCGTAAGGTGGGGCAAGCGAGCTTGCGAGCGCCGGCCCACCGAGTTGAAGGCGTTAGGCATTGGGCGTTAGGCGGTGCTATTTCAAGCTTTCCCTAAAGGCCCAACGCCTATCGCCCAACGCCTTCGCAAACGGTGGGCCGGCGCTCGCAAGCTCGCTTGTCCCACCTTACGAGTTGCCACGCCGCACAGGCGGTAATCCACAATCCAAAATCGAGAATCCAAAATCGGTTCAGTCCCGCCCCACCATCCCGCCTCAAACTACGCATGTCCGAACCCATTCAGCACACTGAGGCCCCGGCCGGCGCCGGCCGGCGCGGCTTTCTCGCCGGGCTTATCGGTGGAATTGTGGCGATCTTCCCTTTTGCGGCGGGATTGTTCACCTTTTTCAATCCTCTCCGCTCGCGCAAGGGGGCGGGCGCGGCGGACGACCAGCCGGGCAAGCTGGTCCGCATCGCTCCGCTGACGGCCCTGCCCGACGACGGCGTGCCGCGGCAATTCCCGGTGATTGCCGACCGCCAGGACGCCTGGACGCGGTTGCCCAGCGAAGCGATCGGCGTGGTCTACCTTCGCCGGCAGCCGGGCAGCGAAGAGGTGGAGGCGTTCAATGCCACCTGTCCGCACGCCGGGTGCTTCGTGGCCTTCGATCGCTCGCGAGACGTGTATCAATGTCCCTGCCACGACAGCGCGTTCGGCGTTGACGGGCAGCGCGTGTTCGGCCCCAGCCCGCGCGATCTCGATAAACTCGAGGCCGAGGTCCGTCCGTCCGACGATCAGAAAGAACTCTGGGTGCGGTACGTCGATTACTACACCGGCATGGAGGAGAAAATACCCAAGTCATGAGCGGCTTTCTCGATTGGCTCGACGACCGTACCGGCTACCGCGAGCTGACGCGGGCCGCGCTCTATGAGCACATTCCCGGCGGCTCGCGCTGGCGTTATGTGTGGGGCAGCACGCTGGTGTTTGCCTTCACCGCCCAGGTCATCACCGGCATCTTTCTGTGGATGTGCTACAGCC harbors:
- a CDS encoding DHHA1 domain-containing protein, yielding MIDWARFASLIHFHQRFLLTSHIRPDCDALGSELGMAGLLDALGKDVLIVNAQKTPPNLAWIDTARRIKTLGVDVQLPDLADREVMLVLDTSAWQQLGDMAIVLRQTTAKKAVLDHHVSEDDLGAEAFKNVQAEATGRLVLEAAGWLGVPLTPEIATPLFAAIATDTGWFRFSSTTGDTYRFAGKLIDGGAKPTEIYRSLYEQDTLARLQLIGRTLARAQSEMVGRLIHTTVFQDDFKATAALPSDTEDVVNLTLTVAGTEVAVIFVEQPNGKFKISFRSRSSFDCSRLAEQFDGGGHKAAAGAMVDGPFDAAQRRVLDAVRAAMR
- a CDS encoding ubiquinol-cytochrome c reductase iron-sulfur subunit encodes the protein MSEPIQHTEAPAGAGRRGFLAGLIGGIVAIFPFAAGLFTFFNPLRSRKGAGAADDQPGKLVRIAPLTALPDDGVPRQFPVIADRQDAWTRLPSEAIGVVYLRRQPGSEEVEAFNATCPHAGCFVAFDRSRDVYQCPCHDSAFGVDGQRVFGPSPRDLDKLEAEVRPSDDQKELWVRYVDYYTGMEEKIPKS